A genomic segment from Gracilinanus agilis isolate LMUSP501 chromosome 1, AgileGrace, whole genome shotgun sequence encodes:
- the LOC123239461 gene encoding myosin regulatory light polypeptide 9 isoform X1 produces the protein MDLSVNMSSKRAKTKTTKKRPQRATSNVFAMFDQSQIQEFKEAFNMIDQNRDGFIDKEDLHDMLASLGKNPTDEYLDAMMNEAPGPINFTMFLTMFGEKLNGTDPEDVIRNAFACFDEEATGTIQEDYLRELLTTMGDRFTDEEVDELYREAPIDKKGNFNYIEFTRILKHGAKDKDD, from the exons ATG GATTTATCAGTCAACATGTCAAGCAAAAGGGCAAAGACAAAGACCACCAAGAAGCGCCCTCAGCGCGCAACTTCAAATGTATTTGCTATGTTTGATCAATcacaaattcaggaattcaaagaGGCCTTCAATATGATTGATCAGAACAGAGATGGTTTCATTGACAAGGAAGATTTACATGACATGCTTGCTTCCTTAG GAAAGAATCCAACTGATGAGTACCTAGATGCCATGATGAATGAAGCTCCAGGTCCTATAAATTTTACCATGTTCCTCACAATGTTTGGGGAAAAGTTAAATGGAACTGATCCAGAAGATGTCATCAGAAATGCTTTTGCTTGCTTTGATGAAGAAGCTACTG GAACTATTCAAGAAGATTACTTGAGAGAATTACTGACAACAATGGGAGACAGATTCACAGATGAAGAAGTAGATGAGCTGTATAGAGAAGCACCTAttgacaaaaagggaaatttcAATTATATTGAGTTCACACGCATTCTTAAACATGgagcaaaagacaaagatgactaa
- the LOC123239461 gene encoding myosin regulatory light polypeptide 9 isoform X2: protein MSSKRAKTKTTKKRPQRATSNVFAMFDQSQIQEFKEAFNMIDQNRDGFIDKEDLHDMLASLGKNPTDEYLDAMMNEAPGPINFTMFLTMFGEKLNGTDPEDVIRNAFACFDEEATGTIQEDYLRELLTTMGDRFTDEEVDELYREAPIDKKGNFNYIEFTRILKHGAKDKDD, encoded by the exons ATGTCAAGCAAAAGGGCAAAGACAAAGACCACCAAGAAGCGCCCTCAGCGCGCAACTTCAAATGTATTTGCTATGTTTGATCAATcacaaattcaggaattcaaagaGGCCTTCAATATGATTGATCAGAACAGAGATGGTTTCATTGACAAGGAAGATTTACATGACATGCTTGCTTCCTTAG GAAAGAATCCAACTGATGAGTACCTAGATGCCATGATGAATGAAGCTCCAGGTCCTATAAATTTTACCATGTTCCTCACAATGTTTGGGGAAAAGTTAAATGGAACTGATCCAGAAGATGTCATCAGAAATGCTTTTGCTTGCTTTGATGAAGAAGCTACTG GAACTATTCAAGAAGATTACTTGAGAGAATTACTGACAACAATGGGAGACAGATTCACAGATGAAGAAGTAGATGAGCTGTATAGAGAAGCACCTAttgacaaaaagggaaatttcAATTATATTGAGTTCACACGCATTCTTAAACATGgagcaaaagacaaagatgactaa